A single region of the Gossypium arboreum isolate Shixiya-1 chromosome 12, ASM2569848v2, whole genome shotgun sequence genome encodes:
- the LOC108476935 gene encoding uncharacterized protein LOC108476935, whose translation MDRYQRVEKPKAEILINENEIRITTQGRMRNYITYATTLLQEKGSSEIVLKAMGRAINKTVMIAELIKRRIADLHQNTSIGSTDITDMWEPLEEGLLPLETTCHVSMITITLSKKELDLSSTGYQPPLSTDQVKPLNEFEEDGALEAALGTRGRGQGARGRSRGRGIYGVVGGYNGDGWDSGRGVGGRARGRGRGNSFRGRGRGYGVGGYYDYGESDATLAQGRGRGCARGRRGRGRGHGRYSRSDLPVQANAA comes from the exons ATGGATAGGTATCAGAGGGTGGAGAAGCCAAAAGCAGAGATTCTCATAAACGAAAATGAAATTAGGATAACAACACAAGGCAGAATGAGGAATTATATTACCTACGCCACCACTCTCCTCCAA GAGAAAGGTTCCAGTGAGATTGTTCTTAAAGCAATGGGAAGAGCCATTAATAAGACTGTGATGATTGCAGAGCTAATCAAG AGAAGAATTGCTGATCTTCATCAGAATACTTCAATTGGATCAACTGATATAACCGACATGTGGGAACCACTAGAAGAAGGCCTCCTTCC TCTGGAGACTACTTGTCATGTATCGATGATCACTATTACATTATCAAAGAAGGAGCTGGATCTGTCCTCCACAGG ATATCAACCTCCTCTTTCGACTGATCAAGTGAAACCCTTAAATGAATTCGAAGAAGATGGAG CTCTGGAGGCAGCACTAGGGACGCGAGGAAGGGGTCAAGGTGCTCGAGGAAGATCTAGGGGTAGAG GAATCTATGGTGTAGTAGGGGGATATAATGGTGATGGTTGGGACAGTGGGCGTGGTGTTGGTGGCCGAGCTCGAGGACGTGGAAGAGGTAATTCCTTCCGGGGTCGAGGACGAGGCTATGGTGTTGGAGGGTACTATGACTATGGTGAGTCTGATGCAACGCTTGCCCAAGGACGTG GTCGTGGTTGTGCCCGGGGAAGAAGGGGGCGTGGGCGTGGGCATGGTCGGTATTCCAGGTCAGACTTGCCAGTCCAAGCAAACGCGGCTTGA